In Dermacentor silvarum isolate Dsil-2018 chromosome 2, BIME_Dsil_1.4, whole genome shotgun sequence, the following proteins share a genomic window:
- the LOC125943638 gene encoding uncharacterized protein LOC125943638 yields the protein MRNRRIDQSSRKRSRAGSRGRSSRSDTRTRSATGSGVEDGRRVPDPSHQDFTRPGPPANPFLGVATLPDRQPLTEAGKRLRRGQNESCRATDPSSTTSCPARTPPPSTPAAKPPAFPGIATLPDNQLLLPEAGERLRPWAEPELSGYEPECHDQLPDQNATTVGSCCRAACPLPPSQSCHALAACTTLRHNVLW from the exons atgagaaatcgacgaatcgaccagagcagcagaaaaaggagccgcgctggcagtagggggaggagttccagaagcgacaccaggacaaggtcggccaccggatcgggagttgaagacggccgtcgggttccggacccgagccaccaggacttcacccggccggggcctcctgccaaccc tttcctgggagtcgccactcttcctgatcgtcaaccgctgaccgaggccggcaagcgtctgcgccgtgggcagaacgagagctgtcgggctacggacccgagctctacgaccagctgcccggccagaacgccgccgccgtcaacccctgctgccaagccgcctgccttcccgggcatcgccaccctgcccgataatcaactgctgctgcccgaggccggtgagcgtctgcgtccgtgggcagaacctgagctgtcgggctacgagcccgagtgccacgatcagctgcccgatcagaacgccaccaccgtcggctcgtgctgccgagccgcctgtcctctccctccgagccagagctgccacgctctggcagcctgtacgacgctccgacacaacgtcctttggtga